One stretch of Paenibacillus sp. FSL R5-0341 DNA includes these proteins:
- a CDS encoding alpha/beta hydrolase — MLLLIGAAFLYEWFASSQAKKDFPPPGTLVQVGGYQLHIHKQGNGSPTILMEAGSGETSLSWRDIPVELAQHATVVTYDRAGYAWSESAPTERTGANIVKDLHAALEKENIRGPYVMVGHSLGGMYARLFAQTYSNEVQSLVLIDARPEDDERNTKALLEQAQFQGNPPASFLSLLKVSGAFRLFPDFMLDGLVAKQDRDTFVNVIATPSYFYAKEEEALHAHSTEDAIRGQSLGSIPVRIIARGRPQDYASAGIPVDIGQKLESIWQSGQRNMLNISKDSQLIVATRSGHMIIHDEPELLVKTILELISDK, encoded by the coding sequence ATGCTACTACTGATAGGTGCCGCATTCCTTTATGAGTGGTTTGCTTCCTCGCAGGCCAAAAAGGACTTTCCACCTCCAGGTACGTTAGTTCAAGTCGGCGGTTACCAACTACACATTCATAAACAAGGCAATGGTTCACCGACCATACTTATGGAGGCTGGAAGTGGTGAAACCAGTTTGTCGTGGAGAGACATTCCTGTGGAACTAGCCCAACATGCAACGGTGGTCACGTATGATCGCGCAGGATATGCCTGGAGTGAATCTGCACCTACAGAACGTACAGGTGCAAATATCGTCAAAGATTTACATGCTGCTCTGGAGAAGGAGAACATACGCGGCCCTTACGTTATGGTAGGTCATTCTCTTGGGGGTATGTATGCTAGACTCTTTGCACAGACCTATTCAAATGAGGTTCAGAGCCTTGTCCTCATTGATGCGCGACCTGAGGATGATGAACGGAACACAAAGGCTTTGTTGGAACAGGCTCAGTTTCAGGGAAACCCGCCTGCCTCCTTTTTATCTTTACTGAAGGTATCTGGCGCTTTCAGATTATTTCCAGACTTTATGCTTGATGGTCTGGTTGCCAAGCAAGATCGGGATACTTTTGTTAATGTGATTGCTACCCCTTCCTATTTTTATGCCAAAGAAGAAGAAGCCCTCCACGCCCATTCAACAGAAGATGCCATTCGTGGCCAAAGTCTTGGATCAATCCCTGTACGTATCATTGCACGCGGACGTCCTCAAGACTATGCTAGTGCAGGGATTCCGGTTGACATTGGGCAGAAGCTCGAATCGATATGGCAATCGGGGCAACGGAACATGTTGAATATATCGAAGGATAGTCAGCTAATTGTGGCCACCCGCAGTGGGCATATGATTATTCACGATGAACCTGAACTGCTTGTGAAAACAATCCTTGAGTTAATCTCTGATAAGTAG
- a CDS encoding ankyrin repeat domain-containing protein has translation MFKIGNQGSFETLPDHARAIYEGDTVAVEQFIKQGMDLEEEITLSKYIALTPLDLALICNQPEVVKLLVKHGVNLNVKNNPAILKAVRYCGEETVRYLYQQGAKLNGLNRVKSSAYDEAYYGNKKNIRVLNELGLDIRKYGGKTLRKAVADHDMKTIKYLLDEGVDVNYNEPDMVYPYKATPLTVAARLHNMKMVRYLVDQGADVTIQEKDGERAYTIAVSQKNEEMAEYLKGLEPQEFHDLILSVS, from the coding sequence TTGTTCAAAATCGGAAATCAAGGATCGTTTGAAACGCTTCCTGATCATGCCAGGGCAATATATGAGGGAGATACCGTTGCTGTAGAACAATTCATTAAACAGGGCATGGATCTCGAAGAAGAGATTACGCTCAGTAAATACATAGCCTTAACGCCACTCGACCTTGCCTTAATCTGTAATCAACCGGAAGTGGTTAAGTTGTTGGTAAAGCATGGAGTTAATCTGAATGTCAAAAATAATCCGGCGATCCTGAAGGCGGTTAGATATTGTGGAGAAGAAACGGTGCGATACCTGTACCAGCAAGGTGCCAAGTTAAATGGACTTAATCGGGTCAAATCTAGTGCATATGATGAAGCCTACTATGGTAACAAAAAGAATATAAGAGTGCTGAATGAACTCGGGTTGGATATTCGAAAATATGGGGGCAAAACGTTACGCAAAGCGGTAGCTGATCACGATATGAAGACTATTAAGTATTTGCTGGATGAAGGGGTAGACGTCAATTACAATGAACCGGATATGGTATATCCGTACAAGGCCACGCCTCTCACGGTAGCTGCACGACTTCATAACATGAAGATGGTTCGATATCTGGTAGACCAAGGAGCAGATGTGACTATTCAGGAGAAGGATGGAGAGCGGGCGTATACGATTGCAGTGAGTCAGAAAAATGAAGAAATGGCCGAATACCTAAAGGGGCTTGAACCTCAAGAATTTCATGATCTAATTTTGTCTGTTAGCTAA
- a CDS encoding DUF1361 domain-containing protein, translated as MRKLNYIRIFIFLSVVTIVTLGLYYVAADWLDQRYFRFLIWNLFLGWIPFVFSYAAYLLSDVKWKGAAWLAVASGLLWLLFFPNSSYIVTDLVHLTARSSRYYGGNGVDYTYWYDLSVLLMFVWTGLLLGFLSMYQLQEVIYHRIGRWASWIFVLVGSALGSYGVLLGRVYRLNSWDALTNRETLIELMHESVSRPSLAFCLFFGTFITTIYATLYYLINTRAPRETKKSAGSPESDLQALR; from the coding sequence TTGAGAAAACTGAATTATATTCGCATATTTATTTTCCTTAGTGTGGTCACTATAGTAACGCTCGGCTTGTACTATGTAGCTGCAGACTGGCTGGATCAGCGTTACTTCCGCTTCCTGATCTGGAATCTGTTTTTGGGCTGGATTCCTTTTGTGTTCTCTTATGCAGCCTATCTTCTAAGTGATGTGAAATGGAAAGGTGCCGCATGGCTTGCAGTTGCAAGTGGTCTGTTATGGTTGTTATTTTTCCCGAACTCTTCTTATATTGTTACGGATCTGGTTCATCTGACAGCGAGAAGTTCCCGGTATTATGGTGGGAACGGGGTGGACTACACGTATTGGTACGATTTAAGTGTTCTATTAATGTTTGTCTGGACTGGACTTCTGCTTGGATTCCTGTCGATGTATCAGCTTCAGGAAGTGATCTATCACCGAATTGGACGCTGGGCATCCTGGATCTTTGTACTGGTTGGCAGTGCTTTGGGAAGTTACGGGGTATTGCTTGGACGTGTATATCGACTGAATAGCTGGGATGCACTGACGAATCGCGAGACGCTGATTGAACTGATGCACGAAAGTGTAAGCCGTCCGTCTCTGGCGTTTTGCCTGTTTTTTGGCACGTTTATTACTACAATCTATGCCACATTGTATTATCTGATCAATACGAGGGCTCCCCGTGAAACGAAGAAGAGTGCAGGAAGTCCCGAATCAGACCTGCAAGCGTTACGCTAA
- a CDS encoding glucoamylase family protein: MASAGDSSNLTGFRAELKAIAYKTYTFFEDYTDQNTGLTYDEVRHTENGTEEAKRTSPTNIAMYMMSTVSAQQLGIISKKEAVQRLQTTIHSLEKLEKWNGLFYNWYNTDDGSVKKDWGQFIPQVDNGWLSAGLIVVGQAYEELHRETSKLVENMNYTPLYDPEVGQFRGGYDVAKGALTDHHYGMFYTEPRVGSYIAIGKGDVPQDHWWKMYRTLPQEWDWQAQIPQGKSVKYDGVDVFEGSYVYKDIKFVPSWGGSMFEALMPGMVIKEKELGTQALGLNNQRHVELQIEYAKEKGYAAWGFSPSATPTGYSEFAATPLGTSGYKDGATVTAHATFLALDYAPEAVRKNIKALKNFKMLGKYGFYDSVNVETGELAKAYLALDQGMIMVSIANYLQDDVIRDYFHSDVIGQKPEELLKKEVFFIQ; the protein is encoded by the coding sequence ATGGCTTCAGCAGGTGACTCAAGCAATTTAACTGGATTTCGAGCAGAATTGAAAGCGATTGCATATAAGACCTATACGTTTTTTGAGGATTATACGGATCAGAATACTGGCTTGACTTACGATGAAGTACGGCACACTGAAAACGGGACAGAAGAAGCTAAACGTACTTCGCCCACGAACATCGCCATGTATATGATGAGTACCGTTTCAGCGCAACAATTGGGTATTATTTCAAAGAAAGAAGCTGTACAGCGCCTGCAAACGACTATACATTCCCTCGAAAAGTTAGAAAAGTGGAACGGCCTATTTTATAACTGGTATAACACGGATGACGGTTCAGTGAAGAAAGATTGGGGACAATTTATTCCCCAAGTCGATAATGGATGGTTATCCGCTGGATTAATTGTTGTTGGGCAAGCCTATGAAGAACTTCATCGGGAAACAAGCAAGTTGGTTGAAAATATGAATTATACTCCGCTATATGATCCTGAAGTCGGTCAATTCCGCGGAGGTTATGATGTGGCTAAAGGCGCGCTGACGGACCACCATTATGGAATGTTTTACACGGAACCACGTGTTGGCAGCTATATTGCCATTGGGAAAGGTGACGTTCCCCAAGATCATTGGTGGAAGATGTATCGCACATTACCTCAAGAGTGGGATTGGCAAGCTCAGATTCCTCAAGGCAAATCCGTTAAGTACGATGGAGTGGATGTGTTTGAAGGAAGTTATGTATACAAGGATATAAAGTTCGTGCCAAGCTGGGGAGGCAGTATGTTTGAAGCTCTTATGCCGGGTATGGTCATAAAGGAAAAAGAGCTGGGTACTCAAGCTTTGGGATTGAACAACCAGCGTCATGTCGAATTGCAGATCGAATATGCCAAAGAAAAAGGGTACGCCGCTTGGGGCTTTTCACCTTCTGCAACGCCGACAGGTTACAGTGAGTTTGCAGCAACGCCATTAGGTACCTCAGGTTATAAAGATGGAGCAACGGTAACAGCACACGCGACATTCCTGGCCCTGGATTATGCCCCTGAAGCTGTTCGAAAGAACATTAAAGCTTTAAAGAACTTTAAAATGCTTGGCAAATATGGGTTCTATGACTCAGTTAATGTTGAAACGGGAGAACTTGCAAAAGCTTATCTGGCACTGGATCAAGGGATGATTATGGTATCGATCGCCAACTATCTTCAAGATGACGTTATCCGCGATTATTTTCACAGTGATGTGATAGGGCAGAAGCCAGAAGAATTATTGAAAAAAGAAGTGTTTTTTATTCAATGA
- a CDS encoding spore coat protein — MNHGGHEMFDVHEILSSTINVLDQYMIFRTFVQSQELIGILDRQYNFILSQYNLTAECFASGQKPHQETATYMIPNIVPPVYGLKPSAPKKPNQSLADVKDAGISGHMLGLIKSHASLLGMSCSEITNGTVRRVITSQIQHFIEMAYEIFMFQNKNAYYQVPQLTPSDTQQMLQAYIPATGAPQMPISNKPLH, encoded by the coding sequence ATGAATCATGGCGGCCATGAGATGTTCGACGTACACGAGATTCTGTCCTCCACCATCAACGTGCTGGATCAATACATGATCTTTCGTACATTTGTACAGAGCCAGGAACTGATTGGCATTCTGGACCGGCAATACAACTTCATATTATCCCAGTACAATCTGACAGCAGAGTGTTTTGCATCCGGACAGAAGCCTCATCAAGAAACGGCAACTTATATGATTCCCAACATCGTACCACCGGTATATGGTCTTAAGCCCTCGGCACCAAAGAAACCGAACCAGAGCTTGGCTGATGTAAAGGATGCCGGGATTAGCGGTCATATGCTGGGACTGATCAAGTCACATGCGAGTCTGCTCGGCATGTCCTGTAGCGAGATCACCAATGGAACGGTTCGTCGGGTTATCACTTCGCAGATCCAGCATTTTATCGAGATGGCCTATGAAATTTTCATGTTCCAGAATAAAAACGCCTATTATCAAGTACCTCAACTCACTCCAAGTGATACACAACAGATGCTTCAGGCATACATTCCAGCAACCGGAGCACCTCAGATGCCTATTAGCAATAAACCACTTCATTAA
- a CDS encoding carboxymuconolactone decarboxylase family protein translates to MNLRTNYREVSPGAFKAMMAMEQYISGQFEDKVLYELLKIRVSQINGCAFCLDMHAKDLMKLGDYADHILLLSVWREVPFFTDQERVMLELAEAVTRISEHGVPLTLYDKVREHFSESELVDLILAINTINNWNRIAITTGMYPGCFN, encoded by the coding sequence ATGAATTTAAGAACGAACTACAGAGAAGTGAGTCCAGGTGCATTTAAAGCGATGATGGCGATGGAGCAATATATATCCGGGCAATTTGAGGATAAAGTGTTATACGAGTTGTTGAAAATCCGTGTGTCCCAGATCAATGGCTGTGCCTTTTGTCTCGATATGCATGCCAAAGATCTGATGAAACTGGGAGATTACGCGGATCATATTCTTTTGCTAAGTGTGTGGCGTGAAGTGCCTTTCTTCACGGATCAAGAACGTGTTATGCTGGAGCTGGCTGAAGCGGTGACTCGAATCTCGGAACACGGTGTACCCCTTACGTTGTACGATAAGGTTCGTGAACATTTCAGTGAATCCGAACTGGTGGATCTGATCCTGGCCATTAACACGATTAACAACTGGAACCGGATTGCGATTACAACAGGGATGTATCCGGGCTGCTTTAACTAA
- a CDS encoding sigma-70 family RNA polymerase sigma factor, translating to MNSNLHANEPEVSSLDVGDLYILYKKYAFSIAYRMLGSVVEAEDIVQDCFAGIQSTSVQDIRNPKSYIARLVVNRSLNLLNSARNQRESYVGEWLPEPMGDSEEANMPEETMEKKELISYAYLVMLERLTPMERAVFVLREAFRYDYSEIADWLGKSESNCRQIFSRARRNLPERLPPIEQSDADMIAKGDLLSRFTTAFLRYDVSAMLELLADQPVFTADGGGIVHTVMRTMNIHKGVLALLTSRRVLTRLREREWVPMWINGELQLALMKDGQLSEVLCLELDASRERIEGVYLVVNPNKLTSIDTSTL from the coding sequence ATGAATTCCAATCTCCACGCCAATGAGCCAGAAGTGTCTTCTCTGGATGTTGGTGATCTGTATATTCTTTATAAAAAATATGCATTTTCAATAGCTTACCGCATGCTGGGCAGTGTGGTAGAAGCTGAAGATATTGTGCAGGATTGTTTTGCGGGGATTCAGAGCACGTCTGTTCAGGATATTCGTAATCCCAAGTCCTACATCGCCAGATTGGTTGTGAACCGAAGCTTGAATCTGCTAAATTCCGCCCGTAATCAGCGGGAAAGTTATGTTGGTGAGTGGTTGCCAGAGCCGATGGGTGACAGTGAAGAGGCGAACATGCCAGAGGAAACGATGGAGAAAAAAGAGCTGATCTCCTACGCCTATCTGGTCATGTTGGAGCGTCTAACGCCCATGGAACGCGCTGTTTTTGTACTTCGTGAAGCGTTCCGATATGATTATTCCGAAATAGCGGATTGGCTGGGCAAATCGGAGAGCAACTGCCGTCAAATCTTTAGCCGCGCCAGACGGAACTTGCCTGAAAGACTTCCGCCGATCGAGCAGAGTGATGCGGATATGATAGCCAAAGGCGACTTGCTGAGCCGTTTTACAACGGCTTTCCTTCGTTATGATGTCTCTGCCATGCTCGAGTTACTGGCGGATCAGCCTGTATTTACAGCAGATGGCGGTGGCATTGTGCACACGGTTATGAGAACGATGAACATTCATAAAGGCGTGCTTGCCCTCCTGACTTCACGACGAGTCCTTACGCGATTGCGTGAAAGAGAGTGGGTACCCATGTGGATCAATGGCGAGCTTCAACTCGCGTTAATGAAAGATGGGCAATTGTCCGAGGTACTCTGTTTGGAGTTGGACGCTTCTAGAGAGCGGATTGAGGGCGTTTATCTCGTCGTTAATCCGAACAAACTTACATCAATAGACACTTCAACTCTTTGA
- a CDS encoding carbohydrate ABC transporter permease, with translation MVTAMKESRGDKLFLISTYIYLGLSLLVVLYPLIYILSASISSPQDVNSGAMWLFPKNVTLDGYKLVFENPKIWSGYWNTIIYTVVGTLLNLVVTLPASYALSRSDFVGRQLFMGLILFTMFFSGGIVPTYLLVKNLGLMNSMWALILPVAASVWNIVVARTFFQTTIPKELQEAAHIDGCTNLKLFIRIVLPLSAPIVAVMALFYGVSHWNSYFPSLIYLNDEAKYPLQMVLRQILVLQEMTAETTGSSINGEVATAMNNKAETASLIKYGVIVVSTLPIVAIYPFLQRYFVQGVMIGSVKG, from the coding sequence TTGGTTACTGCGATGAAAGAATCCAGGGGGGACAAGCTATTTCTGATCAGCACTTATATTTATTTAGGTCTTTCACTGCTGGTTGTTCTCTATCCGCTCATCTACATTCTCAGCGCTTCAATTAGTTCACCGCAGGACGTCAATTCGGGAGCAATGTGGTTGTTTCCGAAGAATGTAACATTGGACGGCTACAAGCTTGTATTTGAGAACCCGAAGATATGGAGTGGTTACTGGAACACCATTATTTACACGGTGGTGGGGACTCTACTCAATCTCGTCGTCACTCTGCCTGCCTCGTATGCGCTCAGCAGATCTGATTTTGTCGGGCGCCAGTTGTTCATGGGCCTCATTCTGTTCACGATGTTCTTCAGCGGCGGAATTGTACCGACGTATCTGCTGGTCAAGAACCTTGGACTCATGAACAGCATGTGGGCATTGATTCTACCGGTGGCTGCTTCGGTCTGGAATATCGTTGTGGCCCGCACCTTTTTTCAGACGACTATCCCAAAAGAACTTCAGGAAGCTGCGCACATTGACGGCTGTACAAATCTGAAGCTGTTCATTCGCATTGTTCTACCGCTGTCGGCACCAATTGTAGCTGTTATGGCCCTGTTCTATGGGGTGAGCCACTGGAACAGCTACTTCCCGTCCCTCATCTATTTAAATGATGAAGCGAAGTATCCGCTGCAGATGGTTCTGCGTCAAATCCTTGTCCTTCAAGAAATGACGGCGGAAACTACGGGCTCATCAATCAACGGCGAAGTGGCAACCGCCATGAATAATAAGGCAGAAACGGCATCGCTGATTAAATATGGAGTCATTGTGGTCTCCACACTGCCCATCGTGGCAATCTATCCGTTCCTACAGCGTTACTTTGTCCAAGGAGTCATGATCGGCTCTGTTAAAGGCTAG
- a CDS encoding ABC transporter permease subunit, with protein MKESHIVVSVSPLLKKNSLGKRIWKNWELYLFMLPALLYFLVFHYGPMYGIQIAFKNFVPSKGITGSEWVGFDHFERFFNSYFFWDLLWNTFSISFYELAIGFPLPIILALAFNEVRNGPFKKSVQTVTYAPHFISVVVMAGMIITFLSPSSGMIVRFIELIGLEPAQFLTDPAWFKTVYVFSGVWQSTGWGTIIYLAALSGVDPQLHEAAIMDGASRMKRVLHINLPTILPTITIMLILNMGNILGLGFEKILLLQNSLNMEASDVISTYVYRAGLVNAQYSFSTAVGLFNSVVNVILLVTVNQIAKRTSENSLW; from the coding sequence ATGAAGGAGAGTCATATCGTAGTATCCGTAAGCCCTTTATTGAAGAAGAACTCCCTTGGCAAAAGGATTTGGAAAAACTGGGAGCTCTATCTGTTCATGCTTCCCGCGTTGTTGTATTTCCTTGTTTTTCATTATGGTCCGATGTACGGCATTCAGATTGCTTTTAAGAATTTCGTACCTTCGAAAGGAATTACAGGAAGCGAATGGGTTGGTTTTGACCATTTTGAACGGTTCTTCAATTCTTATTTTTTCTGGGATCTGCTCTGGAACACATTCAGTATCAGCTTCTATGAACTTGCCATCGGATTTCCCCTGCCTATCATTCTGGCATTGGCCTTCAATGAAGTCCGCAACGGCCCATTCAAGAAATCGGTCCAGACGGTGACCTATGCACCTCATTTCATTTCTGTAGTTGTCATGGCAGGTATGATCATTACCTTTTTATCACCTTCCAGCGGAATGATTGTTCGGTTCATCGAGTTGATTGGTCTTGAACCAGCACAATTTCTGACTGATCCCGCATGGTTTAAGACGGTGTATGTATTCTCTGGCGTCTGGCAGAGCACCGGGTGGGGAACCATTATTTATCTCGCTGCTCTGTCAGGCGTAGATCCCCAGCTTCATGAAGCGGCTATTATGGATGGAGCAAGTCGAATGAAACGGGTACTGCATATCAATCTGCCGACGATATTACCCACAATTACGATCATGCTGATCTTAAATATGGGTAATATACTGGGCCTTGGCTTTGAGAAGATTTTGCTGCTGCAGAATTCACTTAATATGGAAGCTTCTGATGTAATATCCACCTATGTATACCGCGCCGGTCTGGTGAACGCCCAATATAGCTTCTCAACGGCTGTGGGATTATTCAACTCGGTAGTCAACGTTATTTTGCTTGTTACGGTTAACCAGATCGCCAAACGAACCAGTGAGAACAGCCTCTGGTAG
- a CDS encoding serine hydrolase, translated as MNPSSLSSKLQQIIPLLDLRSCLVGVRGEIMYEHYRNHEAATDIAKINSCTKSVLSALICIAMDKGLLPEASTPISTFFPKLTSDPDPRKPAITLEQLLTMTAGFNWDEFGGQNSFPRMTRTDHWVDFALEQRLSHEPGTYMEYNSGVSQILSAILMQNAGMNVAEFAERFLFDPLGIKDYEWESDPQGVHTGGFGLKMLPVDLLKFGQLFLQQGMWKGQSLISSDLVSRSTQPFITVTPPNHGSYAWHWWVDVYPNERSHSEDIDAENDRPNLHYYYARGFGGQYVYIVPELELVTVLTNDKRKKEKPPLDVFPRLIAPELWKML; from the coding sequence ATGAATCCTTCATCACTGTCATCCAAGTTACAACAGATCATTCCACTGCTGGATCTGCGAAGCTGCCTCGTCGGCGTACGCGGTGAGATTATGTACGAACACTACCGCAACCACGAGGCTGCGACCGATATTGCAAAAATCAATTCATGTACCAAGAGTGTGTTGTCCGCACTCATCTGTATAGCGATGGATAAAGGTTTGTTGCCAGAGGCATCAACCCCAATCTCTACCTTTTTCCCAAAATTGACATCCGATCCTGACCCGCGCAAACCAGCGATCACACTGGAACAACTGCTCACCATGACAGCCGGATTCAACTGGGATGAATTCGGCGGGCAAAATTCATTTCCTCGCATGACCCGCACCGATCATTGGGTGGATTTTGCGTTGGAACAACGGTTAAGTCATGAACCGGGTACATATATGGAGTACAACTCAGGAGTCTCGCAGATCCTATCCGCCATCCTGATGCAAAATGCAGGTATGAACGTAGCCGAGTTCGCAGAACGTTTTCTTTTTGACCCGCTGGGAATTAAGGATTATGAATGGGAAAGCGACCCTCAGGGTGTACATACCGGCGGATTCGGTCTTAAGATGTTACCCGTAGATCTGCTAAAATTCGGTCAGCTCTTTCTACAACAAGGGATGTGGAAAGGGCAGTCTCTCATTTCAAGTGATCTCGTATCCCGTTCGACGCAGCCTTTCATTACAGTCACTCCACCGAATCACGGTAGTTATGCTTGGCATTGGTGGGTGGATGTCTATCCCAACGAAAGGTCACACTCCGAAGATATTGATGCTGAAAACGACAGACCCAATCTCCATTATTACTACGCACGAGGGTTTGGTGGTCAGTATGTATACATTGTCCCAGAGCTGGAACTTGTTACGGTGTTAACCAATGACAAACGAAAGAAAGAGAAACCTCCGTTGGACGTTTTCCCTCGGTTAATCGCCCCTGAGCTATGGAAAATGTTATAA
- a CDS encoding TetR/AcrR family transcriptional regulator, protein MPKIVDHESQRKIVADAAIRVIQEHGLEHATVRNIAKEAGLSVGSMRHYFATQAELFTFCMNLFAERVQKRVEALQMSGSVLLDMKNLLLQFLPLDEDRMMEMEVWFSFTAKLLVYPELKKLSDQMHQGMYRSVQWVIQELHKRGMTHPELDAEMEIEKLYALVDGLAIHMLMQPDRLTVKRVEQVIEQHFSMLCQT, encoded by the coding sequence ATGCCAAAAATCGTAGATCATGAATCTCAAAGGAAAATCGTTGCTGATGCAGCCATCCGGGTCATTCAAGAGCATGGACTTGAGCATGCTACCGTTCGGAATATAGCAAAGGAAGCGGGACTATCTGTAGGTTCCATGCGTCATTATTTTGCCACACAGGCCGAATTGTTCACCTTTTGCATGAATCTTTTTGCAGAACGGGTACAGAAAAGGGTGGAGGCATTACAGATGAGTGGATCTGTACTGCTGGATATGAAAAATCTGCTCTTGCAATTTCTACCGTTGGACGAAGACAGAATGATGGAAATGGAGGTCTGGTTTTCGTTTACAGCCAAATTATTGGTGTACCCCGAATTAAAAAAGTTAAGTGATCAGATGCATCAAGGGATGTATCGATCGGTTCAATGGGTAATACAGGAGTTGCACAAGCGGGGGATGACACATCCTGAACTGGATGCCGAGATGGAGATAGAGAAGTTATATGCTCTGGTGGATGGGCTCGCAATACATATGTTAATGCAGCCAGATAGACTTACGGTAAAACGAGTGGAACAAGTGATTGAACAGCACTTTAGCATGCTTTGTCAAACTTAA
- a CDS encoding serine hydrolase, translated as MLNVLELTTKVEEAMERVNFSGVVLLQQAGKTLLNMKRGYANRSEELANQVDTRFGIASGCKIFTAVSICQLIEAGKLSADSKLNDVLDVEFPLWDEGITIQQLLTHTSGIPDYFDEDVMEDFSALWKERPVYAMRRLSDFLPMFQDMPMKSAPGERFHYNNAGFIVLGLIVEQHSERSFTDYVEEHIFKSCGMKDSGYFVTDQLPRNTALGYIDHEDGSWNTNMFSIPVKGGSDGGAYVTAPDMIRFWEALLGQQLLKEETTQQLLTPHAHQEEEEYYGQGVWIDRKEEEIFKFHVMGFDPGVSFMSSIYPDYDLQLVVISNQESGPYPITIAIEEALA; from the coding sequence ATGTTGAATGTATTAGAGCTGACAACAAAAGTAGAAGAAGCCATGGAACGTGTGAATTTTTCGGGTGTTGTATTACTCCAGCAGGCCGGGAAAACCCTTTTGAATATGAAACGTGGTTATGCGAATCGCAGTGAAGAGCTTGCCAATCAGGTGGATACACGCTTCGGAATTGCATCAGGATGTAAAATCTTCACGGCAGTGAGTATATGTCAACTCATAGAAGCGGGCAAGTTATCTGCTGATTCCAAGCTGAACGATGTGTTGGATGTGGAGTTTCCACTATGGGACGAAGGAATTACCATCCAGCAGTTGTTAACACACACGTCGGGCATTCCAGATTATTTTGATGAAGATGTGATGGAAGACTTTTCAGCATTGTGGAAAGAGAGACCCGTTTACGCGATGAGGCGATTAAGTGACTTTCTGCCCATGTTTCAGGATATGCCAATGAAGTCTGCTCCGGGTGAACGTTTTCACTACAACAATGCGGGTTTCATTGTGCTGGGGCTTATCGTAGAACAGCATTCAGAAAGGTCGTTTACAGATTATGTGGAAGAGCACATTTTCAAAAGTTGTGGCATGAAGGACTCCGGTTATTTCGTAACAGATCAGCTTCCGCGCAACACAGCTTTAGGCTATATCGATCATGAAGACGGCTCTTGGAATACTAATATGTTCTCTATTCCTGTCAAAGGTGGATCAGATGGTGGAGCCTATGTTACGGCACCGGATATGATTCGATTCTGGGAGGCTTTGCTGGGTCAGCAATTGTTGAAAGAAGAGACGACACAGCAGTTATTAACTCCACATGCTCATCAAGAGGAAGAAGAGTACTATGGGCAGGGGGTCTGGATTGACCGCAAGGAGGAAGAGATTTTTAAATTTCATGTCATGGGGTTTGATCCAGGGGTGTCGTTCATGTCTTCCATTTATCCGGACTATGATCTGCAACTGGTTGTGATCTCTAATCAAGAGTCTGGTCCGTATCCAATAACGATTGCCATCGAAGAAGCTTTGGCATGA